The genomic DNA GCGGCGGGGGTCATGATGATCCCCATTCCGGGGGCGGGGATTCTTCGGGGGGTGGAGGGCGAGGCGGAGGCGCTGTCCACACCCGGCATCGAGGGGATCGAGATCACCATCCACCCCGGCGGGCGGGTGGTGCCGCTGCCGGAGGGCAACCGCTATCTCGGCTTCATCTTCGCCAAAAGAAATACGCCCGGCGAAGTGGAATCTGCCCTCCGCCGGGCGCATGAAAAGCTGCGTTTCAATCTGGAGCCGGAAGCCTAGCTCTACTTCTTCGTCTGCTCGTAGTAGGGGTTCGTCCCCGAAGCGTGGTCCGTCGTGTCCACCACCTCGATGTCGGGGTCGAGCTGCTGCAGCCGGGCCTCGACACCCGATTTCAGCGTCACGTCCGCCATCCCGCAGCCGGCACACCCGCCGCCCATCTGGATGAATATCCGCTTGCCCTCGATGTCGAGCAGGTTGATCACCCCGCCGTGGGAGGCCACCGCCGGGTTGATCTCGTTGTTGATGATCTCCTCGATCTGGCTGAGAAGCTCGCTCTCGTTCTCGCCCCGCTCGCGGTTCACCTTGAAGCCGCTCGTCGGGCCGTCCTCCACGAAGTCGATCTTCGCCTTCTCGGCGCGATCGAGATGATCGGGAGAGGTGTAAACCCCGATGTGGGGGTTATCGAGCTTGATGTAGTCGGCGGCCTGCTCTTCTTTCACCA from bacterium includes the following:
- a CDS encoding NifU family protein encodes the protein MQITEAAASKVKEIMDAQGGGFAGILLSFEGGYKLDLVKEEQAADYIKLDNPHIGVYTSPDHLDRAEKAKIDFVEDGPTSGFKVNRERGENESELLSQIEEIINNEINPAVASHGGVINLLDIEGKRIFIQMGGGCAGCGMADVTLKSGVEARLQQLDPDIEVVDTTDHASGTNPYYEQTKK
- a CDS encoding phosphoribosylglycinamide synthetase, which codes for AAGVMMIPIPGAGILRGVEGEAEALSTPGIEGIEITIHPGGRVVPLPEGNRYLGFIFAKRNTPGEVESALRRAHEKLRFNLEPEA